A stretch of Allostreptomyces psammosilenae DNA encodes these proteins:
- a CDS encoding TIGR03619 family F420-dependent LLM class oxidoreductase, which yields MRVGFTLPQFGTLAHQAGQVTRFAREAERLGADSLWVGDRLLAPAEPTVGYAGGATIPRSFHSVLDPFALLAAAAAVTGRVELGSGVLNAPWYPPVALARSLTSIDQLSDGRLLVGFGTGWSPEEYRAAGVPMRERGARLEECLEVLDAFWSAEPGVPVRHRGRFWDVPPTHVALWPARRPRPPVYLAGSAPAATRRVALRADGWLPVVTVPGDVDPAAAIGEPLRRIRAEAERAGRDPASLGAVLRVVPLPGATLRDVVDFLARARDEAGIDHACVELGSPAENVDQALDLCQRLLEMTRAS from the coding sequence ATGCGCGTCGGCTTCACGCTTCCCCAGTTCGGCACGCTGGCCCACCAGGCGGGGCAGGTGACCCGGTTCGCCCGGGAGGCCGAGCGCCTCGGCGCGGACAGCCTGTGGGTCGGCGACCGTCTGCTGGCGCCGGCCGAACCCACCGTCGGCTACGCCGGCGGCGCCACCATCCCGCGCTCGTTCCACTCCGTGCTGGACCCGTTCGCGCTGCTCGCCGCCGCCGCCGCGGTCACCGGGCGGGTGGAGCTGGGCAGCGGCGTGCTGAACGCGCCCTGGTACCCGCCGGTCGCCCTCGCCCGCTCGCTGACCAGCATCGACCAGCTCAGCGACGGCCGCCTGCTGGTCGGCTTCGGCACCGGCTGGTCCCCCGAGGAGTACCGGGCCGCCGGCGTGCCGATGCGGGAGCGCGGCGCCCGGCTGGAGGAGTGCCTGGAGGTGCTCGACGCGTTCTGGTCGGCCGAGCCCGGCGTGCCCGTCCGGCACCGGGGACGGTTCTGGGACGTGCCGCCCACCCATGTCGCCCTGTGGCCGGCCCGGCGTCCCCGGCCGCCGGTGTACCTGGCCGGGTCCGCGCCGGCGGCGACCCGCCGGGTCGCGCTGCGGGCCGACGGATGGCTGCCGGTGGTGACCGTGCCTGGCGACGTCGATCCCGCCGCGGCGATCGGCGAACCGCTGCGCCGGATCCGCGCGGAGGCGGAGCGGGCCGGGCGCGACCCGGCCTCGCTCGGCGCCGTGCTGCGGGTCGTCCCGCTCCCCGGGGCGACGCTGCGCGACGTCGTCGACTTCCTCGCCCGGGCCCGCGACGAGGCCGGGATCGACCACGCCTGCGTGGAGCTGGGGAGCCCGGCGGAGAACGTGGACCAGGCCCTGGACCTGTGCCAGCGCCTGCTGGAGATGACCCGGGCCAGCTGA
- a CDS encoding cytochrome P450, protein MPHDAGTPAGPRLASVPSGCPAHQAPGPRGGAAPGAAPVDEPARLYGQRFQDDPHGLYEELRARHGSVAPVVLEGGVPAWLVVGYQALLQLVRNPEVFSRDSRNWRDAAEGRVPADWPLWPMVAYMPAMLYADGIEHQRRGGAVTDSLGRFDRRDLQRYVERVADELIDAFVAEGEADLLVRFAQPLPLLAVGHVVGVPDEDGPDLVRAINTMLDGGEDALAAQREFAGIMGRTVANRQEAPGPDVASRMLAHEAGLSAEEVLNDLLVVMTAGHQTTSNWIGNTLRLMLTDPRFHASVAVGRQTVADALEQVLWQDPPSQNSAGRWATQDTLLDGTPIRAGDFLILGITGANNDPEVRPRTDGPGASRAHLAWGSGPHMCPYPAQEIARMVCRTAVETILRRLPDLRLAVPEEELTWRPTPWMRGLTALPVAFTPQRPTPGESAWTATAAPSTQSSSTPRPATSTERESASAPPARSSRWSFLTRWLRGR, encoded by the coding sequence ATGCCCCACGACGCCGGCACGCCCGCCGGACCCCGGCTCGCGTCCGTCCCTTCCGGCTGTCCCGCGCACCAGGCCCCCGGCCCGCGGGGCGGTGCCGCGCCCGGTGCCGCCCCGGTCGACGAGCCGGCGCGGCTGTACGGGCAGCGCTTCCAGGACGACCCGCACGGGCTGTACGAGGAGCTGCGGGCCCGGCACGGCAGCGTGGCGCCGGTCGTCCTGGAGGGCGGCGTGCCGGCCTGGCTGGTGGTCGGCTACCAGGCGCTCCTCCAGCTCGTCCGCAACCCGGAGGTGTTCTCCCGGGACTCCCGCAACTGGCGGGACGCGGCCGAGGGGCGGGTGCCGGCGGACTGGCCGCTGTGGCCGATGGTGGCCTACATGCCGGCGATGCTGTACGCCGACGGCATCGAGCACCAGCGGCGCGGCGGCGCCGTCACCGACAGCCTCGGCCGGTTCGACCGGCGGGATCTGCAGCGCTACGTCGAGCGCGTCGCCGACGAGCTGATCGACGCGTTCGTCGCGGAGGGAGAGGCCGACCTGCTGGTCCGGTTCGCCCAGCCGCTGCCGCTGCTGGCCGTGGGCCACGTCGTCGGGGTGCCGGACGAGGACGGCCCCGACCTGGTGCGGGCGATCAACACCATGCTGGACGGCGGCGAGGACGCGCTGGCCGCGCAGCGCGAGTTCGCCGGGATCATGGGCCGCACGGTGGCGAACCGGCAGGAGGCCCCCGGCCCGGACGTCGCCTCCCGGATGCTCGCCCACGAGGCGGGGCTCAGCGCCGAGGAGGTCCTCAACGACCTGCTGGTGGTCATGACCGCCGGCCACCAGACCACGTCGAACTGGATCGGCAACACGCTGCGGCTGATGCTGACCGACCCGCGCTTCCACGCCTCGGTGGCGGTCGGCCGGCAGACCGTCGCCGACGCCCTCGAACAGGTGCTGTGGCAGGACCCGCCGTCGCAGAACAGCGCGGGCCGCTGGGCCACCCAGGACACCCTGCTGGACGGCACCCCGATCCGGGCGGGCGACTTCCTGATCCTCGGCATCACCGGCGCCAACAACGACCCGGAGGTCCGCCCCCGGACGGACGGCCCCGGCGCCAGCCGCGCCCACCTGGCCTGGGGTTCCGGCCCGCACATGTGCCCCTACCCGGCGCAGGAGATCGCCCGGATGGTGTGCCGCACCGCCGTGGAGACGATCCTGCGCCGGCTGCCCGACCTCCGGCTCGCCGTGCCGGAGGAGGAGCTGACCTGGCGGCCCACCCCGTGGATGCGCGGGCTGACCGCCCTGCCCGTCGCCTTCACCCCCCAGCGACCCACCCCAGGAGAGAGCGCATGGACCGCGACCGCTGCCCCGTCCACCCAATCGTCCTCGACCCCGAGGCCCGCGACGTCCACGGAGAGGGAGAGCGCCTCCGCGCCGCCGGCCCGGTCGTCCCGGTGGAGCTTCCTGACCAGGTGGCTGCGTGGTCGGTGA
- a CDS encoding tyrosine-protein phosphatase, whose translation MPDETRLTGVRNFRDLGGLPTADGTGRVRHGRLFRSGHLAAATAEDVAVLDGLGLRLILDLRHHVDISLDGPDVPLRGVRHLNMPLSDPASGAEFWAIVQSGRLDELRRALGDGRAEHRMRDSYRRIVTERTAEHGRMLRLLAEPDGVPALIHCTAGKDRAGWSAAVVLLALGVRWDAIERDYLASSAAHRLYRFRRADGSVPDPDSEIATLVAPLFDARLSYLHAAVDEVRRNWGSEERYLTEGLGCGPDMRERLRETLLTTVDGGAPA comes from the coding sequence ATGCCGGACGAGACCCGACTGACCGGCGTGCGCAACTTCCGGGACCTCGGCGGCCTGCCCACCGCCGACGGCACCGGCCGGGTGCGGCACGGGCGGCTCTTCCGCAGCGGACACCTCGCGGCCGCGACCGCCGAGGACGTCGCCGTGCTGGACGGGCTCGGCCTGCGGCTCATCCTCGACCTACGCCACCACGTGGACATCTCGCTGGACGGCCCGGACGTGCCGCTCCGCGGCGTCCGCCACCTCAACATGCCGCTGAGCGACCCGGCCTCCGGGGCGGAGTTCTGGGCCATCGTCCAGTCCGGCCGGCTGGACGAGCTGCGCCGGGCGCTCGGCGACGGCCGCGCGGAACACCGGATGCGCGACTCCTACCGCAGGATCGTCACCGAGCGGACCGCCGAGCACGGCAGGATGCTGCGGCTGCTGGCCGAGCCGGACGGCGTCCCGGCGCTGATCCACTGCACCGCGGGCAAGGACCGGGCCGGCTGGTCCGCGGCCGTGGTGCTGCTGGCCCTGGGCGTGCGCTGGGACGCCATCGAGCGGGACTACCTGGCCAGCAGCGCGGCGCACCGGCTGTACCGGTTCCGCCGGGCGGACGGGAGCGTGCCCGACCCGGACTCGGAGATCGCCACCCTGGTGGCCCCGCTCTTCGACGCCCGGCTGTCGTACCTGCACGCCGCTGTGGACGAGGTGCGCCGGAACTGGGGCAGCGAGGAGCGCTACCTGACCGAAGGGCTGGGCTGCGGCCCGGACATGCGCGAACGGCTGCGCGAGACGCTGCTGACCACCGTGGACGGCGGCGCTCCGGCGTAG
- a CDS encoding lactate utilization protein B: MPAFPTFPKAAREATGNAQLRHNLRKATGTIRGKRAAVVAELDDWAELRRAGKQIKERTLRHLDTYLEQVEAAVIAAGGTVHWAADAAEANRIVTDLVRATGERDVIKVKSMATQEIGLNEALAEAGITAYETDLAELIVQLGDDRPSHILVPAIHRNRSEVREIFRDRMGEWGRPAPDDLTDEPADLAAAARRHLRERFLSSKVAISGANFLVAETGTAVVVESEGNGRMCLTLPETLISVVGIEKIVPTWADLEVFLQLLPRSSTGERMNPYTSTWTGTTAADGAGDGPGTFHLVLLDNGRTDTLADTVGRQALRCIRCSACLNVCPVYERAGGHAYGSVYPGPIGAILTPQLRGTADPLDASLPYASSLCGACYEVCPVAIDIPEVLVHLRERVVQGDAEHPRAKGHLAERVAMRAARTLLDSPRLLGAAQRAGIATRRLHPGRLPGPGAAWTDTRDLPQFPDESFRDWWARRSAAGEGAPAAPAAPARPTPEAGQTPEAGNAPASGDTPSTTPTSAPEERK, from the coding sequence ATGCCCGCCTTCCCGACCTTCCCCAAGGCCGCCCGGGAGGCCACCGGGAACGCCCAGCTGCGCCACAACCTGCGCAAGGCCACCGGCACCATCCGCGGCAAGCGCGCCGCCGTCGTGGCGGAACTCGACGACTGGGCCGAGCTCCGCCGCGCCGGCAAGCAGATCAAGGAACGCACCCTCCGCCACCTGGACACCTACCTGGAGCAGGTCGAGGCCGCGGTGATCGCGGCCGGCGGCACGGTGCACTGGGCCGCCGACGCCGCCGAGGCCAACCGGATCGTCACCGACCTGGTGCGGGCCACCGGCGAGCGCGACGTCATCAAGGTGAAGTCGATGGCCACCCAGGAGATCGGGCTCAACGAGGCGCTGGCCGAGGCGGGCATCACCGCCTACGAGACCGACCTGGCCGAGCTGATCGTGCAGCTCGGCGACGACCGCCCCTCGCACATCCTGGTCCCCGCGATCCACCGCAACCGCTCCGAGGTGCGCGAGATCTTCCGCGACCGGATGGGGGAGTGGGGCCGTCCGGCGCCCGACGACCTCACCGACGAGCCCGCGGACCTGGCCGCCGCCGCCCGGCGCCACCTGCGGGAACGCTTCCTCAGCAGCAAGGTGGCGATCTCCGGCGCCAACTTCCTGGTCGCCGAGACCGGCACGGCCGTCGTCGTGGAGTCCGAGGGCAACGGCCGGATGTGCCTGACCCTGCCGGAGACCCTGATCTCCGTCGTCGGCATCGAGAAGATCGTGCCCACCTGGGCCGACCTGGAGGTCTTCCTCCAGCTCCTGCCCCGCTCCTCCACCGGTGAGCGGATGAACCCCTACACCTCCACCTGGACCGGCACCACCGCGGCGGACGGCGCGGGCGACGGCCCCGGCACCTTCCACCTGGTGCTGCTGGACAACGGCCGCACCGACACCCTGGCCGACACCGTGGGCCGGCAGGCGCTGCGCTGCATCCGCTGCTCCGCCTGCCTGAACGTCTGCCCGGTCTACGAGCGGGCCGGCGGCCACGCCTACGGCTCGGTCTACCCCGGCCCGATCGGCGCGATCCTCACCCCGCAGCTGCGCGGCACCGCGGACCCGCTGGACGCCTCGCTGCCCTACGCCTCCTCGCTCTGCGGCGCCTGCTACGAGGTCTGCCCCGTCGCCATCGACATCCCCGAGGTCCTCGTCCACCTGCGGGAGCGGGTGGTGCAGGGCGACGCCGAACACCCCCGGGCCAAGGGCCACCTCGCCGAACGGGTCGCCATGCGCGCCGCCCGCACCCTGTTGGACAGCCCCCGGCTGCTCGGCGCCGCCCAGCGGGCCGGGATCGCCACCCGCCGGCTGCACCCCGGCCGGCTGCCCGGACCCGGCGCGGCCTGGACGGACACCCGCGACCTGCCGCAGTTCCCCGACGAGTCGTTCCGCGACTGGTGGGCGCGCCGCTCCGCCGCCGGCGAGGGCGCTCCGGCCGCTCCGGCCGCGCCCGCCCGGCCCACCCCCGAGGCCGGGCAGACCCCCGAGGCCGGGAACGCCCCCGCGTCGGGGGACACCCCGAGCACCACCCCCACCAGCGCGCCGGAGGAGCGGAAGTGA
- a CDS encoding (Fe-S)-binding protein, whose amino-acid sequence MRVGLFLTCVNDTLYPGTGRATVRLLERLGVEVDFPAAQTCCGQMHYNTGYRHDAEPLARRYADTFADYDAIVVPSGSCAAMVRDNYPRLGRRARDEGRGEALAAHLDPVVPKTYELSEFLLDVLGVTDVGAYFPHRVTYHPTCHSSRMLGVGDRPLRLLRAVRGLTLLELPEKEQCCGFGGTFALKNPDVSAAMGTDKARHTIATGAEVLCAADNSCLMHIGGTLNRQRAGVRVMHLAEILASTESEPADPSSAPAAAGARAAGAPCAPAADCAPAAACAPASTTARGGSR is encoded by the coding sequence ATGCGCGTGGGACTCTTCCTCACCTGCGTCAACGACACCCTCTATCCCGGCACGGGACGCGCCACCGTGCGCCTGCTGGAGCGCCTCGGCGTCGAGGTGGACTTCCCCGCCGCCCAGACCTGCTGCGGCCAGATGCACTACAACACCGGCTACCGGCACGACGCCGAGCCGCTGGCCCGGCGCTACGCGGACACCTTCGCGGACTACGACGCGATCGTGGTGCCCTCCGGCTCGTGCGCCGCCATGGTCCGCGACAACTACCCCCGCCTCGGCCGACGCGCCCGGGACGAGGGCCGCGGCGAGGCCCTCGCCGCCCACCTCGACCCGGTGGTGCCGAAGACCTACGAGCTCAGCGAGTTCCTGTTGGACGTGCTCGGCGTCACCGACGTCGGCGCCTACTTCCCGCACCGGGTGACCTACCACCCGACCTGCCACTCCTCCCGGATGCTCGGCGTCGGCGACCGCCCGCTCCGGCTGCTGCGCGCGGTGCGCGGGCTGACCCTGCTGGAGCTGCCGGAGAAGGAGCAGTGCTGCGGCTTCGGCGGCACCTTCGCGCTGAAGAACCCCGACGTCTCCGCCGCGATGGGCACGGACAAGGCCCGGCACACCATCGCCACCGGCGCCGAGGTGCTGTGCGCCGCCGACAACTCCTGCCTGATGCACATCGGCGGCACCCTCAACCGGCAGCGCGCCGGGGTGCGGGTGATGCACCTCGCCGAGATCCTGGCGTCCACCGAGTCCGAGCCCGCGGACCCGTCCTCGGCACCGGCCGCCGCCGGCGCCCGGGCCGCCGGCGCCCCCTGTGCCCCCGCGGCGGACTGCGCCCCCGCCGCGGCCTGCGCCCCCGCGTCCACCACCGCCCGAGGAGGCAGCCGGTGA
- a CDS encoding FadR/GntR family transcriptional regulator: MADLGGPAPRPDDTAARAPRRKRAFEEVLGTIEARIVAGELSIGDRLPGERQLATDLGVSRSSVREAMRVLEALGVLSAQTGSGPDAGATLVGSSSAALADVLRMHVELASFRMTEVVESRMMIERWTVETAARHAGEAEWARIAEPLEAMRDPGLPLGDFVRLDTAFHVAIAQACGNRLVSAFMRALRDAVHRHAVDAVARLGQWPTVAARLREDHERIYAAIREGAPERGVAALEAHLRHTYPEVTRIRAGLPDHTGSTTGDASGDHRRTGP, translated from the coding sequence GTGGCTGACCTCGGCGGACCCGCGCCGCGACCGGACGACACGGCCGCGCGGGCGCCGCGCCGCAAGCGGGCGTTCGAGGAGGTGCTCGGCACGATCGAGGCGCGCATCGTGGCGGGCGAGCTCTCCATCGGCGACCGGCTGCCCGGCGAGCGCCAGCTGGCCACCGACCTCGGCGTCTCCCGCTCCTCGGTGCGCGAGGCGATGCGGGTGCTGGAGGCCCTCGGGGTGCTCAGCGCGCAGACGGGCAGCGGGCCGGACGCCGGCGCCACGCTCGTCGGCTCCTCCTCCGCGGCGCTGGCCGACGTCCTGCGCATGCACGTGGAACTGGCCAGCTTCCGGATGACCGAGGTCGTCGAGTCCCGGATGATGATCGAGCGCTGGACGGTGGAGACCGCCGCCCGGCACGCCGGCGAGGCGGAGTGGGCGCGCATCGCGGAGCCGCTGGAGGCCATGCGGGACCCCGGTCTCCCCCTCGGCGACTTCGTCCGGCTGGACACCGCGTTCCACGTGGCGATCGCCCAGGCCTGCGGGAACCGGCTGGTCTCCGCCTTCATGCGGGCGCTGCGGGACGCCGTGCACCGGCACGCGGTGGACGCGGTGGCGCGCCTCGGACAGTGGCCGACGGTCGCCGCACGGCTGCGCGAGGACCACGAGCGGATCTACGCGGCGATCCGCGAGGGCGCCCCGGAGCGGGGGGTCGCCGCGCTGGAGGCGCACCTGCGGCACACCTACCCGGAGGTGACGCGCATCCGCGCCGGTCTCCCGGACCACACCGGCTCGACAACCGGGGACGCCTCGGGCGACCATCGGCGGACGGGCCCCTGA
- the der gene encoding ribosome biogenesis GTPase Der: protein MEHESGTGTGELSADEYAEFMELAAQEGFDTDEVAADLTGGGHAPLPVLAVVGRPNVGKSTLVNRILGRREAVVEDRPGVTRDRVSYEADWNGRRFRVVDTGGWEQDVLGIDASVAQQAEVAIEAADAVLFVVDAVVGATDTDQAVVRLLRKSGKPVVLAANKVDGPSGEADAAALWNLGLGEPYPVSALHGRGSGDLLDAVLSALPEAPQLDFAGAGQGGPRRIALIGRPNVGKSSMLNKLAGETRVVVDSTAGTTRDPVDELIELGGKTWKFVDTAGIRRRVHLTEGADYYASLRTAAALEKAEVAVVLIDVSEPLAEQDTRIVSMAVEAGRAVVLAYNKWDVLDEERRFYLEREIEKDLVQVRWAPRVNVSARTGRHLEKLVPAIETALEGWETRVPTGRLNGFLGELVAAHPHPIRGGKQPRILFGTQASTRPPRFVLFASGFLEAGYRRFVERRLREEFGFAGTPIDISVRVREKRSRRK from the coding sequence ATGGAGCACGAGAGCGGCACCGGGACCGGCGAGCTCAGTGCCGACGAGTACGCGGAGTTCATGGAACTCGCCGCCCAGGAGGGCTTCGACACCGACGAGGTGGCGGCCGACCTGACGGGCGGGGGCCACGCTCCGCTGCCGGTGCTGGCCGTCGTCGGGCGCCCCAACGTGGGGAAGTCGACCCTGGTCAACCGCATCCTCGGCCGGCGCGAGGCGGTCGTCGAGGACCGCCCGGGCGTGACCCGGGACCGGGTCAGCTACGAGGCGGACTGGAACGGGCGGCGCTTCCGCGTCGTCGACACCGGCGGCTGGGAGCAGGACGTGCTGGGCATCGACGCCTCCGTCGCCCAGCAGGCCGAAGTGGCGATCGAGGCGGCCGACGCCGTGCTGTTCGTCGTCGACGCGGTGGTCGGCGCCACCGACACCGACCAGGCCGTCGTCCGGCTGCTGCGCAAGTCCGGCAAGCCCGTGGTGCTCGCGGCCAACAAGGTGGACGGCCCCTCCGGCGAGGCGGACGCCGCCGCCCTGTGGAACCTCGGCCTGGGCGAGCCGTACCCGGTCTCCGCGCTGCACGGCCGGGGCAGCGGCGACCTGCTGGACGCCGTGCTCTCCGCGCTGCCGGAGGCGCCGCAGCTCGACTTCGCCGGCGCCGGGCAGGGCGGCCCGCGGCGGATCGCCCTGATCGGCCGGCCGAACGTCGGCAAGTCCTCCATGCTCAACAAGCTGGCGGGGGAGACCCGCGTGGTGGTGGACTCCACCGCCGGAACCACCCGCGACCCGGTGGACGAGCTGATCGAGCTGGGCGGGAAGACCTGGAAGTTCGTCGACACCGCCGGCATCCGGCGGCGCGTCCACCTCACCGAGGGCGCCGACTACTACGCCTCGCTGCGCACCGCCGCCGCCCTGGAGAAGGCGGAGGTCGCGGTGGTGCTGATCGACGTCAGCGAGCCGCTGGCCGAGCAGGACACCCGCATCGTGTCGATGGCGGTGGAGGCCGGCCGCGCCGTGGTGCTCGCCTACAACAAGTGGGACGTCCTGGACGAGGAGCGCCGCTTCTACCTGGAGCGGGAGATCGAGAAGGACCTGGTGCAGGTCCGCTGGGCGCCCCGGGTGAACGTCTCGGCCCGGACCGGGCGGCACCTGGAGAAGCTGGTGCCGGCGATCGAGACGGCGCTGGAGGGCTGGGAGACCCGGGTGCCCACGGGACGCCTCAACGGCTTCCTGGGCGAGCTGGTCGCCGCCCACCCGCACCCGATCCGGGGCGGCAAGCAGCCCCGCATCCTGTTCGGCACCCAGGCCAGCACCCGGCCGCCGCGGTTCGTGCTGTTCGCGTCGGGCTTCCTGGAGGCCGGCTACCGCCGGTTCGTGGAGCGGCGGCTGCGCGAGGAGTTCGGCTTCGCGGGCACTCCGATCGACATCTCGGTGCGGGTCCGGGAGAAGCGCTCGCGGCGCAAGTGA
- a CDS encoding LysM peptidoglycan-binding domain-containing protein, with protein MLRRFLASTTVGSTLLVAAAPGAGAAPERLWDALAQCESGGDWQANTGNGFYGGLQISLATWEAHHGLDFAARPDLAPRADQITVAEHIRDTQGWDAWPHCSVQLGLGDRQGEEDGAAAADTAGDGYTVQPGDTLHSIADRFAVEGGWLALYRANREQIGPDPGHITPGTVLVIP; from the coding sequence ATGCTCCGTAGGTTCCTCGCCTCCACGACCGTCGGCAGCACCCTCCTGGTGGCCGCCGCGCCCGGTGCCGGCGCGGCGCCGGAGCGGCTCTGGGACGCGCTCGCGCAGTGCGAGAGCGGCGGAGACTGGCAGGCCAACACCGGAAACGGCTTCTACGGCGGCCTGCAGATCTCCCTGGCCACCTGGGAGGCGCACCACGGCCTCGACTTCGCCGCCCGCCCGGACCTCGCCCCGCGGGCCGACCAGATCACCGTCGCCGAACACATCCGCGACACCCAGGGCTGGGACGCCTGGCCGCACTGCTCGGTGCAGTTGGGGCTGGGCGACCGCCAGGGCGAGGAGGACGGCGCGGCCGCGGCCGACACCGCCGGGGACGGCTACACGGTGCAGCCCGGCGACACCCTGCACTCCATCGCGGACCGGTTCGCGGTCGAGGGCGGCTGGCTGGCGCTGTACCGGGCCAACCGGGAGCAGATCGGCCCGGACCCCGGGCACATCACCCCGGGGACCGTCCTGGTGATCCCGTAG
- a CDS encoding cytochrome P450 family protein, producing the protein MTHHEVARTLLMDPRLVKDIGHWGAWRRGEVPPTWPLRGMVDLPPSMVTTDGAVHSRLRTPVSRTFTARRVEELRPRVEEITHALLDELAEVPPGTPIDLKARFAFPLPMGVIGDLFGVARERHPRLRELYDSLFNTTAGPEEVVATLMTLHGFYGELVAAKRAAPGDDLTSALIATAGDGEPFTDEEMVGTLETMVAAGHETTVNLIVNAVRALLAHPDQLALVRAGKVSWEAVVEETLRWDAPTSHVLFRFATEDIEVGDVVIGEGEAVMISYAAIGRDASWHGPDADRFDVTREARHHLSFGHGPHHCPGAPLSRMEARVALPALFERFPDLALAVGDAELRPNPSMVVNSLSTLPVLLRPAAEREPVAAQPRPVG; encoded by the coding sequence GTGACCCACCACGAGGTGGCCCGCACCCTGCTGATGGACCCCCGGCTGGTCAAGGACATCGGCCACTGGGGCGCCTGGCGGCGCGGCGAGGTCCCGCCCACCTGGCCGCTGCGCGGCATGGTGGACCTGCCGCCGAGCATGGTCACCACCGACGGCGCGGTGCACAGCCGGCTGCGCACGCCCGTCTCGCGGACCTTCACCGCGCGGCGGGTGGAGGAGCTGCGGCCCCGGGTGGAGGAGATCACCCACGCCCTGCTGGACGAGCTGGCCGAGGTACCGCCGGGCACCCCGATCGACCTGAAGGCGCGGTTCGCCTTCCCGCTGCCGATGGGCGTCATCGGCGACCTGTTCGGGGTGGCCCGGGAGCGCCACCCGCGGCTGCGCGAGCTGTACGACAGCCTGTTCAACACCACGGCGGGCCCCGAGGAGGTCGTCGCCACGCTGATGACCCTGCACGGGTTCTACGGGGAACTGGTCGCCGCCAAGCGCGCGGCCCCGGGCGACGACCTGACCAGCGCGCTGATCGCCACGGCCGGCGACGGGGAGCCGTTCACCGACGAGGAGATGGTCGGCACCCTGGAGACGATGGTGGCGGCCGGGCACGAGACCACCGTCAACCTGATCGTCAACGCCGTCCGCGCCCTGCTCGCCCACCCCGACCAGCTCGCCCTGGTGCGCGCCGGGAAGGTCTCGTGGGAGGCGGTGGTGGAGGAGACGCTGCGCTGGGACGCGCCGACCAGCCACGTGCTGTTCCGCTTCGCGACCGAGGACATCGAGGTGGGGGACGTGGTGATCGGCGAGGGCGAGGCGGTGATGATCTCCTACGCCGCCATCGGCCGCGACGCCTCCTGGCACGGGCCGGACGCCGACCGCTTCGACGTCACCCGCGAGGCGCGCCACCACCTGTCCTTCGGGCACGGACCGCACCACTGCCCGGGCGCGCCGCTGTCCCGGATGGAGGCGCGGGTGGCGCTGCCGGCGCTCTTCGAGCGCTTCCCCGACCTGGCGCTGGCGGTGGGGGACGCCGAGCTGCGGCCGAACCCGTCGATGGTGGTCAACAGCCTGAGCACCCTGCCGGTCCTGCTGCGCCCGGCGGCCGAGCGGGAGCCGGTGGCGGCGCAGCCCCGGCCGGTCGGCTGA
- a CDS encoding LutC/YkgG family protein, with amino-acid sequence MTTPRTPSTQPRTPGGAGSGSRAAVLARVRAALRDVPATERPEDVPVSRDYRRSHLDDDPARRLAVLHENLVDYRASVHPATPGAVAATVARLLAERGSASCVVPPGLPEEWLAELGDGVEVLRDDPAGRPLGAERLDAVDAVLTGCAVAVAETGTIVLDASAGQGRRVLTLIPDHHVCVVRADQVVASVPQALAVLDPTRPLTWISGPSATSDIELDRVEGVHGPRRLDVILVHADGDAPPAP; translated from the coding sequence GTGACCACGCCCCGCACACCGTCCACCCAGCCCCGCACGCCCGGCGGCGCCGGCAGCGGCTCCCGGGCCGCCGTGCTCGCCCGGGTCCGCGCGGCGCTGCGGGACGTCCCCGCCACCGAGCGCCCCGAGGACGTCCCGGTCTCCCGCGACTACCGGCGCAGCCACCTCGACGACGACCCGGCGCGCCGCCTCGCGGTGCTGCACGAGAACCTGGTGGACTACCGGGCCAGCGTCCACCCGGCCACCCCGGGGGCCGTCGCGGCCACCGTCGCCCGGCTGCTCGCCGAACGGGGCAGCGCCAGCTGCGTCGTGCCGCCCGGGCTGCCCGAGGAGTGGCTGGCCGAGCTGGGCGACGGCGTCGAGGTGCTGCGCGACGACCCGGCCGGCCGGCCGCTCGGCGCCGAACGGCTGGACGCGGTGGACGCCGTGCTCACCGGCTGCGCGGTGGCGGTCGCCGAGACCGGCACCATCGTGCTGGACGCCTCCGCCGGCCAGGGGCGGCGCGTGCTCACCCTCATCCCGGACCACCACGTGTGCGTGGTGCGGGCCGACCAGGTGGTGGCGTCCGTGCCGCAGGCCCTCGCCGTCCTCGACCCGACCCGCCCGCTCACCTGGATCTCGGGGCCGTCGGCCACCAGCGACATCGAGCTGGACCGGGTCGAGGGCGTGCACGGCCCGCGCCGGCTGGACGTGATCCTGGTCCACGCGGACGGCGACGCGCCCCCCGCCCCCTGA